A single window of Colletotrichum higginsianum IMI 349063 chromosome 8, whole genome shotgun sequence DNA harbors:
- a CDS encoding EC23 protein, translated as MQPFTFVLTAVFAATVTAQGCHFWVQEKSTGNNVLQKCLQKNEGTTAFINGQSIYLRPDSDCRVTVSNTGYNTAPVGFNAYYDGPC; from the coding sequence ATGCAGCCCTTCACCTTCGTCTTgaccgccgtcttcgccgccacGGTAACGGCACAGGGTTGCCATTTTTGGGTTCAAGAGAAGTCGACCGGGAACAACGTGTTGCAGAAGTGTCTCCAAAAGAACGAGGGGACGACCGCCTTCATCAATGGCCAAAGTATATACCTCCGGCCCGACTCAGACTGTCGCGTCACGGTGAGCAATACCGGATACAACACAGCGCCCGTGGGATTCAACGCGTACTACGACGGCCCTTGCTAA